The Pyxidicoccus sp. MSG2 DNA segment CTCGCACAGGAGGAGGCCGAGGGGACGGCGTGAGCCACCGTCCCCTCAGCGAGTAGAGACGCGCGTCAGTTCCGGTCGAGGAACGCCTTGTACGCGTCGAAGCCGTAGTCGCGGCCGAGGAAGTCCTTCACCAGCTCGGCGGCGGGCTTGGAGCCGCCGGGCTCCAGCACGGTGCGGCGGTACTTCATCGCCGTGTCCCGGTCCAGGTACCCGTTCTTCTCGAACTGCGTCTCCAGGTCCTTCGCGATGACTGACGACCAGAGGTACGTGTAGTAGGCCGCCGAGTACGAATCGAGGTGCCCGAAGGCGAGCTCGAAGTGCGCGCCGTCGCGGTACTCGTGCTTGAAGGGGCTGAGCTTCTTCTGCAGCACCGCCAGCGCCTCCGTGGTGTCGAAGCCCGGCTTGCGCGAGTAGTAGTCCAGGCTCACCGCCGACAGGAACAGCTGCCGGCGCGACCACAGCCCCTTGCCGAACTCCTTCGACGCGCGCAGCTTCGCCACCAGCTCCGCGGGAATCGGCTCGTTCGTCTGGTGGTGCTTCGCGAACAGCGCCAGCACCTGCGCGTTGCTCGCCCACTGCTGGAGCAGCATGGACGGCGTCTCCACGAAGTCCCACTCCACGCGCGTGCCGGCGATGCCGCTCCACTGCTGGCGGCCCGCGAAGACGGCGTGCACCAGGTGGCCGAACTCGTGGAAGAAGGTCTCCACCTCGTCGTACGTCATCAGCTCGCCGGGGCGGCCGAAGTTGCACACCAGCGTGGCCTCCGGGTAGCGCTTGCCGGCCTGGCCCGCCACGAGGTCGAACTGCGCCGCGTGCTTGTACTTGTCGTCACGCGGGTGCATGTCCAGGTAGATGCGGCCCAGGAGCGTGCTCCCGTCGAGCACGTCGTACGCCTCCACCTCCGGGTGCCACACCTTCGCGTCGTCCACCTTGCGCCAGGTGAGCCCCCACATGCGCGCGGCGATGTCCATGACGCCCGCCTTCACCCGGGCGTACTCGAAGTAGGGCCGCACCGCCTGCGAGTCGAAGCCGAAGCGCTCCGCGCGCAGCCGGTCTTCGTAGTAGTCCTGGTCCCACGGCTCCAGCGTCTTCGCCCCGGGCACGTCCTTCTGCTTGCGCGCCAGCAGCTCCGCGAACTCCTTCTTCGCGCGCGACTCGGTGGCCGCCGCCAGCTTGTCGATGAAGTCCGCCGCCGCCTTCGGCGTGCGGGTCATCTTCGTCTCGGTGGTGTACGCGGCCCAGTTCTCGTAGCCCAGCAGCGTGGCCAGCTCGTGGCGCTTGGAGATGAGCTGCGCCAGCACCGGCTGGTTCTTGGGGAAGGCGCGCTGGCGGTAGGCGCGCCACAGCTTCTCGCGGGCCCGGGTGTCCTTCGCGTACGTCATGAAGGGGAAGTAGTCGGGGTAGTTGGAGGTGATGACCACCTTGCCGTCCTTCCCCACCGGGTGCGACGTCCGGTAGTCCTCCGGCAGGCCGTCCAGCTCCTTCGGGGCGAAGGCCACGCTGCGCACGTCCTCGGCGATGTTCTTCCCGAACTCCTGGCCCAGCTTGAGGATGTCCTCGTTGAGCGACTTCACCTTCTCGCGCGTGGCGTCGTCCCGGTCCACGCCGGCGCGGCGGAAGTCGAGCAGCGAGCGCTCCATCCAGTACCGCGTGGCCGCGTCCGCCTGGGACAGGTCCACCGCCGCCAGGGCGTCATAGACGCCGCGGTCCTGCGACAGCGCCACGTTGGCCGAGTCCACGCGCTGCTCGCACTCGCGCGCGGCGTCGCGGAAGGCGGCGTCGGGGTGCACCTCGCGGGCGAGGCTGGAGCGGTTGGTGGCGGCGTTCAGCGCGCCGGTGGCCTCGTCGTACGCGGCCAGCACGGCCTTGCCGTCCTTGCGCGCGTCCAGCGTCTTGAGCGCGGTGATTTGCGTCCGGGCGCGCTCGAGGTCCGCGTCGCAGGCCGCGGTGTAGGCCTGCACGCTGCCGGAGAGGATGTCGGCGAAGCGGGGCGGGGGCGGCTCGGCGGGCGCGGGGGCCTGCGCGGGAGCGGGAGCAGGGGCCTCGGCC contains these protein-coding regions:
- a CDS encoding M3 family metallopeptidase; translation: MKRLTALTLSAALAAAGCSHGTAATEPAPQHTQPQAEAPAPAPAQAPAPAEPPPPRFADILSGSVQAYTAACDADLERARTQITALKTLDARKDGKAVLAAYDEATGALNAATNRSSLAREVHPDAAFRDAARECEQRVDSANVALSQDRGVYDALAAVDLSQADAATRYWMERSLLDFRRAGVDRDDATREKVKSLNEDILKLGQEFGKNIAEDVRSVAFAPKELDGLPEDYRTSHPVGKDGKVVITSNYPDYFPFMTYAKDTRAREKLWRAYRQRAFPKNQPVLAQLISKRHELATLLGYENWAAYTTETKMTRTPKAAADFIDKLAAATESRAKKEFAELLARKQKDVPGAKTLEPWDQDYYEDRLRAERFGFDSQAVRPYFEYARVKAGVMDIAARMWGLTWRKVDDAKVWHPEVEAYDVLDGSTLLGRIYLDMHPRDDKYKHAAQFDLVAGQAGKRYPEATLVCNFGRPGELMTYDEVETFFHEFGHLVHAVFAGRQQWSGIAGTRVEWDFVETPSMLLQQWASNAQVLALFAKHHQTNEPIPAELVAKLRASKEFGKGLWSRRQLFLSAVSLDYYSRKPGFDTTEALAVLQKKLSPFKHEYRDGAHFELAFGHLDSYSAAYYTYLWSSVIAKDLETQFEKNGYLDRDTAMKYRRTVLEPGGSKPAAELVKDFLGRDYGFDAYKAFLDRN